A single region of the Hoplias malabaricus isolate fHopMal1 unplaced genomic scaffold, fHopMal1.hap1 scaffold_189, whole genome shotgun sequence genome encodes:
- the clu gene encoding clusterin isoform X1 has protein sequence MRVHWPFLGLSLLYISAQCLLPPSKEELQQISEVGEKYVDQEIENAISGVKEMKKVMEKSEEDHKKILSSLEETKQQKEDALKAAEEMEEKLSEEQRVCNETMQGLWEECKPCLKNTCIKYYSRTCSSGSGLVGRQLEEILNRTSPISIFINGQNIETLEKEDQQQSQHFQDLEKRYSEVADGVDNIFLDSMRVFDHMHSFHQPGPFLSPYRMPSIFSRPVRVYRSPVQDPEYHSMFHPMMQMARSIFSSFGPYMGGDMEFPTEEGAVNEDVIITKPFGNDKMTCREIRRNSAGCLKLREECEKCKEIQHIDCSGKKPLEGPLKQELEQALAVAEKFTQEYNRILKRFEEEMFNTSKVLDMFNKQFGWVSSLANHTKSDDGIFKIQTVICKNTEDPEKTEDTSVSVKLFDEPEMSFTVSGDIPWTDPKFSEVVAKEALDRYKQNAVFAK, from the exons ATGAGGGTGCACTGGCCTTTCCTGggcctctctctcctctacatCTCTGCCCAGTGTCTGCTTCCGCCCTCCAAAGAGGAGCTCCAGC AGATCTCAGAGGTTGGGGAGAAGTATGTGGACCAGGAGATTGAGAATGCCATcagtggagtgaaggagatgaaGAAAGTGATGGAGAAGTCTGAGGAAGATCACAAGAAGATCCTCTCctccctggaggaaaccaaacaGCAGAAAGAG GATGCCTTGAAGGCTGCtgaggagatggaggagaagCTCAGCGAGGAGCAGCGAGTGTGTAATGAAACCATGCAGGGTCTGTGGGAGGAGTGTAAGCCCTGTCTGAAGAACACCTGCATTAAATACTACTCTCGCACCTGCAGCAGTGGCTCTGGCTTGGTGGGCAGGCAG CTGGAAGAGATTCTGAACAGGACGTCTCCGATCTCCATCTTTATCAACGGTCAGAACATCGAGACCCTGGAGAAGGAGGACCAGCAGCAGAGCCAGCATTTCCAGGACCTGGAGAAACGCTACAGTGAAGTGGCTGACGGAGTGGATAACATTTTCCTGGACAGTATGAGGGTGTTTGACCACATGCACTCCTTCCACCAGCCCGGCCCCTTCCTCAGCCCCTACCGCATGCCCAGCATCTTCAGCCGGCCCGTCCGGGTCTACAGGTCTCCGGTCCAGGATCCCGAGTACCACAGCATGTTCCACCCCATGATGCAGATGGCTCGCAGCATCTTCAGCTCCTTCGGGCCCTACATGGGCGGTGACATGGAGTTCCCCACTGAAG AGGGCGCTGTGAACGAAGATGTCATCATAACTAAGCCATTTGGAAACGATAAAATGACCTGCCGGGAGATTCGCCGAAACTCTGCAGGCTGCCTCAAACTGCGGGAGGAGTGTGAGAAATGCAAGGAGATCCAGCACATTG ATTGTTCTGGAAAGAAGCCTCTGGAAGGTCCCCTGaagcaggagctggagcaggCCCTGGCGGTGGCTGAAAAATTCACTCAGGAGTACAACAGGATCCTGAAGCGCTTTGAGGAGGAGATGTTCAACACCTCGAAGGTGCTGGATATGTTCAACAAGCAGTTCGGCTGGGTGTCCTCGCTGGCCAACCACACCAAGAGCGACGATGGGATCTTTAAAATCCAAACG GTGATATGCAAGAACACAGAGGACCCAGAGAAGACAGAAGACACCAGCGTGTCGGTCAAACTGTTCGATGAGCCAGAAATGAGCTTCACGGTGTCAGGAGACATCCCCTGGACCGACCCCAAGTTCTCTGAGGTTGTGGCGAAGGAGGCTCTGGACCGCTACAAACAGAATGCAGT GTTTGCAAAGTAA
- the clu gene encoding clusterin isoform X2 encodes MRVHWPFLGLSLLYISAQCLLPPSKEELQQISEVGEKYVDQEIENAISGVKEMKKVMEKSEEDHKKILSSLEETKQQKEDALKAAEEMEEKLSEEQRVCNETMQGLWEECKPCLKNTCIKYYSRTCSSGSGLVGRQLEEILNRTSPISIFINGQNIETLEKEDQQQSQHFQDLEKRYSEVADGVDNIFLDSMRVFDHMHSFHQPGPFLSPYRMPSIFSRPVRVYRSPVQDPEYHSMFHPMMQMARSIFSSFGPYMGGDMEFPTEEGAVNEDVIITKPFGNDKMTCREIRRNSAGCLKLREECEKCKEIQHIDCSGKKPLEGPLKQELEQALAVAEKFTQEYNRILKRFEEEMFNTSKVLDMFNKQFGWVSSLANHTKSDDGIFKIQTVICKNTEDPEKTEDTSVSVKLFDEPEMSFTVSGDIPWTDPKFSEVVAKEALDRYKQNAV; translated from the exons ATGAGGGTGCACTGGCCTTTCCTGggcctctctctcctctacatCTCTGCCCAGTGTCTGCTTCCGCCCTCCAAAGAGGAGCTCCAGC AGATCTCAGAGGTTGGGGAGAAGTATGTGGACCAGGAGATTGAGAATGCCATcagtggagtgaaggagatgaaGAAAGTGATGGAGAAGTCTGAGGAAGATCACAAGAAGATCCTCTCctccctggaggaaaccaaacaGCAGAAAGAG GATGCCTTGAAGGCTGCtgaggagatggaggagaagCTCAGCGAGGAGCAGCGAGTGTGTAATGAAACCATGCAGGGTCTGTGGGAGGAGTGTAAGCCCTGTCTGAAGAACACCTGCATTAAATACTACTCTCGCACCTGCAGCAGTGGCTCTGGCTTGGTGGGCAGGCAG CTGGAAGAGATTCTGAACAGGACGTCTCCGATCTCCATCTTTATCAACGGTCAGAACATCGAGACCCTGGAGAAGGAGGACCAGCAGCAGAGCCAGCATTTCCAGGACCTGGAGAAACGCTACAGTGAAGTGGCTGACGGAGTGGATAACATTTTCCTGGACAGTATGAGGGTGTTTGACCACATGCACTCCTTCCACCAGCCCGGCCCCTTCCTCAGCCCCTACCGCATGCCCAGCATCTTCAGCCGGCCCGTCCGGGTCTACAGGTCTCCGGTCCAGGATCCCGAGTACCACAGCATGTTCCACCCCATGATGCAGATGGCTCGCAGCATCTTCAGCTCCTTCGGGCCCTACATGGGCGGTGACATGGAGTTCCCCACTGAAG AGGGCGCTGTGAACGAAGATGTCATCATAACTAAGCCATTTGGAAACGATAAAATGACCTGCCGGGAGATTCGCCGAAACTCTGCAGGCTGCCTCAAACTGCGGGAGGAGTGTGAGAAATGCAAGGAGATCCAGCACATTG ATTGTTCTGGAAAGAAGCCTCTGGAAGGTCCCCTGaagcaggagctggagcaggCCCTGGCGGTGGCTGAAAAATTCACTCAGGAGTACAACAGGATCCTGAAGCGCTTTGAGGAGGAGATGTTCAACACCTCGAAGGTGCTGGATATGTTCAACAAGCAGTTCGGCTGGGTGTCCTCGCTGGCCAACCACACCAAGAGCGACGATGGGATCTTTAAAATCCAAACG GTGATATGCAAGAACACAGAGGACCCAGAGAAGACAGAAGACACCAGCGTGTCGGTCAAACTGTTCGATGAGCCAGAAATGAGCTTCACGGTGTCAGGAGACATCCCCTGGACCGACCCCAAGTTCTCTGAGGTTGTGGCGAAGGAGGCTCTGGACCGCTACAAACAGAATGCAGTGTGA